A DNA window from Ascaphus truei isolate aAscTru1 unplaced genomic scaffold, aAscTru1.hap1 HAP1_SCAFFOLD_922, whole genome shotgun sequence contains the following coding sequences:
- the LOC142486507 gene encoding chondroitin sulfate glucuronyltransferase-like, which produces MDLKSDSSMRQHGTSATCESEATSGVRRLKGLRYVSLDFPRNVDVDDVDETLLSGALSVHPVREATVMYRLQRRLSQIRLHRTYRRIRQLQSEIRNLSSLTPEGEDSLSWPVGISPPFTPTSRFDMLPWEYFTESHTYACPDGAPKCPLRGPWLQDVQQVLEGAVEQLNERYNPWFRFQLHRLLNGYRRFDPTRGMEYTLDLLLEATTQRGHVGALTKRVSLLRPLGRVEILPMPYVTEATRVQLVLPLTPTDAGHAAGFLDAFATNVLDPRENAALTVLLAYDAGSAGQAGRADDIFVEVRGMVSELERRYPPLHVALVSVSTELPSQVRLMDVVSKKHPVDTLFFLVGVWSEVTGDALNRCRMNAISAWQVFSPVHYQEYSQDVVHHPSPAPSSSSSDPLRDGHFDSLSSSEFCFYNLDFMAARGRMASEVREREEEEDGEGGNAELLELFLRYSDLHVFRALEPALVQRFSLRTCSARLSGDGYHRCVLSNLESLGSRTHLAMALYEQEQTNST; this is translated from the exons ATGGATTTGAAATCTGACAGCAGCATGCGCCaacatggcacctctgccacctgtGAGTCAGAAGCCACCAGTGGAGTTAGGCGTCTCAAG GGTCTGCGGTACGTCTCATTGGATTTCCCCCGGAACGTGGATGTGGATGATGTGGACGAGACGTTGCTGAGTGGAGCGCTCTCTGTTCACCCTGTGCGAGAAGCCACGGTCATGTACAGACTGCAACGCAGACTCAGCCAGATCCGACTGCACAGAACATATCGCAGAATCCGACAATTGCAG AGTGAGATCCGGAACTTGTCCTCTCTGACACCAGAGGGTGAGGACAGTCTCTCGTGGCCGGTGGGTATTAGCCCCCCTTTCACCCCGACATCACGCTTTGATATGCTGCCGTGGGAGTACTTCACTGAGAGCCACACCTACGCCTGCCCTGATGGGGCCCCCAAGTGCCCTTTGCGTGGCCCGTGGCTGCAGGACGTGCAACAGGTCCTGGAGGGGGCTGTGGAGCAGTTGAATGAGCGCTATAACCCATGGTTTCGCTTCCAGCTCCACCGCCTGCTCAATGGGTACCGGCGCTTCGACCCCACACGTGGCATGGAATACACACTGGACCTGTTGCTGGAGGCTACCACCCAGAGGGGCCACGTAGGGGCCCTGACCAAGCGTGTCAGCCTCCTGCGCCCACTGGGTCGCGTGGAGATCCTCCCCATGCCCTATGTGACAGAGGCCACGCGTGTGCAGCTGGTGCTGCCCCTCACGCCTACAGATGCCGGCCACGCTGCAGGATTCCTGGACGCCTTTGCCACCAACGTGTTGGATCCGCGGGAGAACGCCGCGCTCACCGTCCTGCTGGCATATGATGCCGGCTCTGCGGGGCAGGCAGGGAGGGCAGACGACATCTTTGTGGAGGTGCGGGGGATGGTGTCAGAGCTGGAGAGGAGGTACCCGCCCCTGCACGTGGCACTAGTCAGTGTCAGCACTGAGCTTCCCTCTCAGGTTCGCCTCATGGACGTGGTCTCCAAGAAGCACCCAGTGGACACCCTATTCTTCCTTGTGGGTGTGTGGAGCGAGGTGACGGGCGACGCTCTGAACCGCTGCCGGATGAACGCCATCAGCGCCTGGCAGGTCTTTTCCCCAGTGCACTACCAGGAGTACAGCCAGGACGTGGTACACCACCCCTCCCcggctccctcctcctcatcctcggACCCACTGCGGGACGGGCACTTCGACAGCCTCTCCTCTTCCGAGTTCTGCTTCTATAACTTGGACTTCATGGCGGCCCGCGGGAGGATGGCGTCAGAGGTGCGTGagcgggaggaagaggaggatggggagggCGGGAACGCCGAGCTGCTGGAGCTGTTCCTGCGCTACTCGGACCTGCATGTGTTCCGGGCGCTGGAGCCGGCTCTGGTGCAGAGGTTCTCCCTGCGGACCTGCAGCGCGCGCCTTTCTGGGGATGGGTATCACCGGTGTGTGCTCAGCAACTTGGAGTCTCTGGGGTCACGGACGCACCTTGCGATGGCGCTGTATGAGCAGGAGCAGACTAATAgcacatag